A single window of Athene noctua chromosome 1, bAthNoc1.hap1.1, whole genome shotgun sequence DNA harbors:
- the GPR83 gene encoding G-protein coupled receptor 83, which translates to MFSCFVWLFLPNLVNAFVTSGKLPLNGSVEKTFVIPNISGFFSWDNDSLADWQSFVGRSRYGAESQSITVKALLVAAYSFIIVFSLFGNILVCHVVIKTKRMQSATSLFIVNLAVADIMITVLNTPFTLARFVNSTWIFGKGMCHVSRFAQYCSLHVSALTLTAIAVDRHQVIMHPLKPRISTAKGVIYISVIWIMATCFSLPHAIYQKLFTFEYSEEVTRCLCLPDFPEPADLFWKYLDLTTFILLYVLPLLIISAAYTTVAKKLWLRNVIGDVTTEQYFALRKKNKKTIKMLMLVVILFAVCWFPLNCYVVLLSSQTIHTNNALYFAFHWFAMSSTCYNPFIYCWLNDNFRSELKALLNMCRKPPGPAEQRLPSTVPSYRLAWPENGNLKRLQASHVLPSASNIQTGKTDISAVEPIVAVS; encoded by the exons atgttttcctgttttgtctGGCTCTTCCTCCCCAACTTGGTTAACGCCTTTGTGACCTCAGGAAAGTTGCCCCTGAATGGAAGCGTGGAGAAGACTTTTGTAATCCCGAACATCTCGGGTTTCTTTTCTTGGGATAACGACAGCCTGGCTGACTGGCAGAGCTTTGTGGGCAGGAGCCGGTACGGAGCGGAGTCACAGAGCATCACGGTGAAAGCCCTGCTCGTCGCAGCATACTCCTTCATCATTGTCTTCTCCCTCTTCGGCAACATCCTGGTCTGTCACGTTGTCATCAAGACCAAGCGCATGCAGTCCGCCACCAGCTTGTTCATTGTGAACCTGGCTGTAGCTGATATCATGATCACGGTCCTCAACACACCTTTTACACTG GCTCGTTTTGTGAACAGTACCTGGATATTCGGGAAGGGGATGTGCCATGTCAGTAGGTTTGCACAGTACTGCTCACTCCACGTCTCTGCCTTGACTCTCACAGCCATTGCCGTGGACAGGCACCAG GTTATAATGCACCCTCTGAAACCTCGCATATCTACTGCAAAAGGTGTTATCTACATTTCTGTAATTTGGATCATGGCAACTTGTTTTTCCCTACCACATGCTATCTACCAAAAACTCTTTACCTTTGAATACAG TGAAGAGGTTACCCGATGCCTGTGTCTGCCAGATTTCCCTGAGCCTGCTGACCTCTTTTGGAAGTACCTCGACTTAACAACCTTCATTCTGCTCTACGTTCTGCCCCTTCTGATCATCTCTGCTGCCTACACGACAGTAGCCAAGAAACTCTGGCTGCGCAATGTCATCGGGGACGTCACCACTGAGCAGTACTTTGCCCTCCGCAAAAAGAATAAGAAGACCATAAAGATGCTGATGCTTGTTGTCATCCTCTTCGCAGTCTGCTGGTTCCCCTTGAATTGCTACGTTGTCCTCCTCTCCAGCCAGACCATCCACACCAACAATGCCCTGTACTTTGCCTTTCACTGGTTTGCAATGAGCAGCACTTGCTACAACCCCTTCATCTACTGTTGGCTCAATGACAACTTCCGATCAGAACTGAAGGCTTTGCTCAACATGTGCAGAAAACCTCCTGGGCCTGCAGAACAGAGGCTTCCCTCCACAGTCCCATCCTACCGCCTGGCTTGGCCAGAAAATGGTAACCTCAAGAGGTTGCAGGCCTCCCATGTCCTTCCATCAGCCTCCAACATCCAGACAGGAAAGACAGACATCTCTGCAGTTGAGCCAATAGTAGCTGTGAGCTAA